The following are from one region of the Arachis duranensis cultivar V14167 chromosome 10, aradu.V14167.gnm2.J7QH, whole genome shotgun sequence genome:
- the LOC127742578 gene encoding uncharacterized protein LOC127742578, with the protein GDHVFLKVTPTTGVGRAIKAKKLNPRYIGPFQILERIGPVAYRMALPPHLSNLHDVFHVSQLRKYTSDASHVLEPESVQLRKDLTLPVAPVRIDDTSIKRLRGKEVSLVKVAWSRGGVEEHTWELESEMRTDYPH; encoded by the coding sequence ggagatcatgttttccttaaggttactccgactacgggagtaggtagggcaattaaggcaaagaagttgaatcctcgatacattggtccatttcaaatcctggaaaggattggaccggtggcgtatcggatggctctaccaccccatctttcgaacctgcacgacgtgtttcacgtgtcgcagcttcggaagtacacctctgatgctagccatgtgttagaacctgagtcggttcagttaaggaaagatttgacgcttccagtggctccggtcagaattgatgatactagtatcaaacggttgcgtggaaaagaggtttcattagtcaaagtggcatggagtcgaggcggggttgaggaacacacttgggaactcgaatcggagatgcgaacggattatccgcat